The Thalassoroseus pseudoceratinae genome has a segment encoding these proteins:
- a CDS encoding ABC transporter substrate-binding protein has product MRWVWLSVFLWLFAFSGSVTFGQDDAPASDAESEKPNADDDEEKLPLYSEMKLPTAAEFLSETPKDWVHLETDEVIVSEPIYPRPDTIEELKRQQEKIKQERARTKQERADRAKRLEELEYVTIILPDGGEAPEFRLHPRHIQEIIHHEDLVLRRIDKLISEKNSKDAYNLLAHLDRRDPNWEGLQRRHDGVLLLEAKLKYEAGEPELALVYLEELFDRDPRFPNLKEQLGEATESLVKAAVDKDDFRKARHYVGRLHRLNPDHPVVKDWEADLQKQTSELFPAIEAKQEAGDYSQAVTLVEEAAQIWPRTPGLPALYGKLQSRWQRLTVGVRQLPGESPAYFLPTQADRRANYLKRLMLFELGRFEEQPQYGTRFFEQWEPTDLGRRIAFRLRPQMATWESREPVTAPRLADALSRRLDPQSSAYDERFADYVDSIRIRSPLEFEIALARVPLRIEPLFHFPLPASPIDEDREFLSRRFVEVERNENLVRYQRAVPQSDLPSDAYRVAEVVEKKYTDENEAVRDLVRGNLTMLAPTRHQDLNRLNATSEFVVVPMALLVTHVLQFNPLSKPLQRRELRRALAYSIGRPQILQDVFLAGADARHGRIVSAPFPSAHTAYNSLVEPRTQDLTLAVALRLAAKKAMKQELPKLKMICEPDANIRKAAEILVADWKRTGINVELIDPSQPVRQDSLDWDIVYRTASIADPLTELWPFVTLDEHVRVSSLKHLPDWLRREFLELDTVSDRQTALARLRRMHRLLQSEVLIIPLWEIDEFLAFRRDVQGFLPSPLTPYQNIEQWTIRRKLPAAWPD; this is encoded by the coding sequence ATGCGTTGGGTTTGGCTCTCGGTGTTCTTGTGGCTGTTCGCATTTTCGGGGAGCGTCACGTTCGGTCAGGATGACGCACCGGCATCCGATGCCGAAAGCGAAAAACCAAATGCGGACGACGATGAAGAAAAACTGCCGCTCTACAGTGAAATGAAACTTCCGACCGCAGCGGAGTTTCTCTCGGAAACCCCGAAGGATTGGGTTCACCTCGAGACCGATGAAGTCATCGTCTCTGAACCCATCTATCCACGACCGGACACCATCGAAGAGCTGAAACGGCAGCAAGAGAAGATCAAGCAGGAGCGGGCCCGAACCAAACAGGAACGTGCCGACCGCGCGAAGCGATTGGAGGAATTGGAGTATGTGACCATCATTCTTCCTGATGGTGGTGAGGCACCGGAGTTCCGGTTGCATCCGCGTCACATTCAAGAAATCATCCATCACGAAGACCTTGTTCTGCGTCGAATCGACAAACTCATCAGCGAAAAGAACAGTAAGGACGCGTACAATTTGCTTGCGCATCTCGATCGTCGCGATCCAAACTGGGAAGGTTTGCAACGTCGGCATGATGGGGTGTTGCTCTTGGAAGCCAAACTCAAGTACGAAGCCGGCGAACCGGAATTGGCGTTGGTCTACCTTGAGGAGTTGTTCGATCGTGACCCACGTTTTCCAAACCTTAAAGAGCAACTGGGTGAGGCAACGGAAAGTCTGGTCAAGGCTGCGGTCGACAAAGACGATTTTCGCAAGGCACGTCACTACGTCGGTCGGCTGCATCGGCTCAATCCCGATCATCCTGTTGTGAAAGATTGGGAAGCGGATTTGCAAAAGCAAACAAGCGAGTTGTTCCCAGCGATCGAAGCCAAACAGGAAGCGGGCGATTATTCGCAGGCGGTGACCCTCGTTGAAGAAGCCGCACAAATCTGGCCACGAACGCCGGGTTTGCCAGCGTTGTATGGCAAATTGCAATCCCGCTGGCAACGTCTCACGGTCGGTGTCCGGCAACTTCCGGGAGAGTCGCCCGCTTACTTTCTACCGACACAAGCCGATCGCCGAGCCAATTACCTGAAGCGGTTGATGCTGTTCGAATTGGGACGCTTCGAGGAGCAACCCCAGTATGGAACTCGGTTCTTCGAACAATGGGAACCAACCGATTTGGGGCGGCGGATTGCGTTTCGGTTGCGTCCGCAAATGGCCACTTGGGAAAGTCGGGAGCCGGTGACCGCGCCACGTTTGGCGGATGCCCTGAGTCGGCGACTCGATCCCCAATCGTCGGCTTACGACGAACGGTTTGCAGACTACGTCGATTCCATCCGGATTCGCTCTCCGTTGGAGTTCGAAATCGCTTTGGCTCGTGTACCGTTGCGGATCGAGCCATTGTTCCATTTCCCACTTCCGGCGAGCCCAATCGATGAGGATCGCGAGTTCCTGTCTCGGCGTTTTGTCGAAGTTGAACGGAATGAGAATCTTGTTCGGTATCAGCGAGCCGTTCCGCAAAGCGATCTTCCATCGGACGCATATCGTGTGGCGGAAGTCGTCGAGAAGAAGTACACAGATGAGAACGAAGCCGTCCGCGATTTGGTTCGAGGCAACTTAACGATGCTCGCGCCCACACGGCATCAAGACTTGAACCGGTTGAATGCGACGAGCGAATTTGTTGTGGTTCCGATGGCGTTGCTGGTGACACATGTCTTGCAGTTCAATCCGCTTAGCAAACCGCTGCAACGTCGCGAACTTCGACGAGCATTGGCGTACTCAATTGGACGGCCACAGATTTTGCAAGACGTGTTTCTCGCCGGAGCCGACGCAAGACACGGCCGGATCGTTTCCGCGCCGTTTCCATCTGCACATACGGCTTACAATTCGTTGGTCGAACCACGAACCCAGGATTTGACGTTGGCGGTCGCGTTACGCTTGGCAGCGAAGAAGGCTATGAAGCAAGAGTTGCCCAAGCTCAAGATGATTTGCGAACCCGACGCCAACATTCGGAAGGCGGCCGAAATCTTGGTAGCCGATTGGAAGCGTACGGGAATCAATGTGGAACTGATTGATCCCAGTCAGCCGGTGCGACAGGATTCGCTCGATTGGGATATCGTTTATCGCACGGCATCCATTGCTGATCCACTCACAGAGTTGTGGCCATTCGTGACGCTCGATGAGCATGTGCGAGTTTCCTCATTGAAACATTTGCCGGATTGGCTGCGACGGGAGTTCTTGGAATTGGATACGGTGTCTGATCGGCAAACGGCACTCGCTCGGTTGCGTCGAATGCACCGCTTGCTGCAATCGGAAGTGTTGATCATCCCACTTTGGGAGATTGACGAATTTCTGGCATTCCGTCGCGATGTGCAAGGCTTCCTGCCGTCCCCGCTCACGCCGTATCAGAACATTGAACAATGGACGATTCGCCGCAAACTACCGGCCGCTTGGCCTGATTGA
- a CDS encoding ATP-binding protein, protein MVMTKTEEHQVGTQLGYRLHHLELTNWGTFDSTSAASRGLVYRLEPDGQTGLLIGENGSGKSTLVDALLTLLVRPAVRNYNVAAGAKKRERDERTYIRGAYDRRSRSEDGGSDVQFLRPDGKHYSVLLACFRNAQSERAISIAQVMHLNADGRVEKIYCFADAEKSIATDCSGLKSSGKKLPLQLQERGFRTTRNFSEYQTWFQKATGLQPKAMDTFNQTVAVKDIERLSDFIRNHMLEPSLHGDQIDKLLTHYDLLDQTHQSLMRVRQQAELLEPIEEHGSKWRRHTMQLHDLQEMIDASNHFFLKKTIEVFEPAAAERQRELESLRQQKEELAQSIRDVQDDARRLQNQIENAGSDRLREIPFLVRSHRLQADRVREANQKFHASLQRIGVIETVSNAEQWSSIQKQLPGIKTETEQRLSRSNVDYEQLVLKRAEIRRQMSDIQSEVSGMDSRRENLPLGLVELRQRICDDLGLPIDELRFAGELMRVAETESAWEPSIELVLRSFALSLLVPDRHYRTVSSYINQRRLRNSAGAGQRLVYLRVEPTRSLKTERIPNAKSLIRKLEFREGHSLLPWLKAELKSRFDYRCCDSIDEFQAASGLAVTQDRHIKSGSVRHTKDDRNWSVDRQRFVLGWDNREKRVSLVGSIEELASQEQELNRQIADIESQRTSDRLTLAALTELQTIYDFQTIDPTAHDDAIQQLEEERQSLESGSHEVRLLRDRLTELTDREHALTRQRDALSVREGELSLECRQADQLIENAYRQLKSQDESEFSQTALTHLEEEVESDPLTVENFFTRRDDLQKLQLSNRQELQEELEPIHDELVRMMARYLAKFPQERADLQPSARYLDQFNELLTSIREEDLPRHEERFRGRLNDKVTRELSQLNAGLQMERAAIEGKIDLLNQSLRELEYRTGTHMQLEMRSVRDPEIIEFQQTLAACLTDAFDDDANANERRFLKIKELISRLREEDRWRNKVIDVRRWFDFAARETETETGAERSYYEDSTGQSGGEKAKLAFTILVASIAYQYNIDPSAETSDRFHFVVVDEMFSKVDDRYSQYALNLFDRFGLQLLIVAPLDAKARVTDGFVNRYFLVTKDQASHSQIHAMTATEFDSQVQRDVIESDSRSATERLRRRPR, encoded by the coding sequence ATGGTGATGACTAAAACAGAGGAACATCAAGTCGGCACACAACTCGGATATCGTCTCCATCATCTCGAACTGACCAACTGGGGAACCTTCGACAGCACCTCGGCGGCGAGTCGTGGATTGGTCTACCGCTTGGAACCCGACGGTCAAACGGGGCTTTTAATCGGTGAGAACGGCTCGGGAAAATCCACCTTGGTCGATGCCCTACTCACGCTTCTGGTTCGCCCAGCGGTTCGGAATTACAACGTCGCCGCCGGAGCCAAAAAGCGGGAACGCGACGAACGCACCTATATTCGCGGAGCGTACGATCGTCGCAGTCGTAGCGAAGACGGTGGCAGCGATGTGCAGTTCCTCCGACCCGACGGCAAACACTATTCCGTGCTGCTCGCATGCTTTCGGAATGCCCAATCCGAACGGGCCATCTCGATTGCTCAGGTCATGCACCTGAACGCTGACGGTCGCGTGGAAAAGATTTACTGCTTTGCGGATGCGGAAAAGTCGATTGCGACCGATTGCTCGGGGTTGAAGTCCAGTGGCAAGAAACTCCCGCTGCAACTGCAAGAACGCGGTTTTCGCACTACTCGGAATTTCAGTGAGTATCAGACTTGGTTTCAGAAAGCGACCGGGTTGCAACCGAAGGCGATGGACACCTTCAATCAGACCGTCGCCGTGAAAGACATCGAGCGGCTCAGCGATTTCATTCGCAACCACATGCTCGAACCCTCGCTGCATGGGGATCAGATCGACAAACTTCTCACGCACTACGATTTACTCGATCAGACTCACCAAAGTTTGATGCGTGTCCGCCAGCAAGCCGAACTTCTCGAACCCATCGAGGAACACGGCTCAAAATGGCGACGGCACACAATGCAACTCCACGATTTGCAGGAGATGATCGACGCCTCCAATCACTTCTTTCTCAAAAAGACCATCGAGGTCTTCGAACCGGCGGCCGCGGAACGACAACGGGAACTCGAATCGTTGCGACAGCAGAAAGAGGAGTTGGCTCAGTCGATTCGCGACGTGCAAGACGACGCCCGGCGATTGCAGAACCAAATCGAAAATGCTGGCAGTGATCGTCTTCGTGAAATCCCGTTTCTGGTGCGGTCGCATCGGTTGCAAGCCGACCGTGTGCGGGAAGCCAATCAAAAGTTTCATGCATCGCTCCAACGCATTGGTGTGATTGAGACTGTGTCCAACGCCGAGCAGTGGTCTTCCATTCAGAAACAGCTTCCCGGCATCAAAACCGAAACCGAACAACGATTAAGTCGGTCCAATGTCGACTACGAACAGCTCGTTCTGAAGCGAGCTGAAATTCGACGCCAAATGTCGGACATTCAATCCGAAGTCTCGGGAATGGACAGCCGTCGTGAGAACCTGCCGCTTGGTTTGGTGGAACTCCGGCAGCGAATTTGTGACGACCTCGGTTTGCCGATCGATGAATTGCGTTTCGCTGGGGAGTTAATGCGTGTCGCCGAAACCGAATCTGCATGGGAACCGAGCATCGAACTAGTTCTGCGGAGTTTCGCGTTAAGTTTGCTCGTTCCTGATCGGCACTACCGCACCGTCAGTAGTTACATCAACCAGAGGCGTCTTCGAAACTCCGCAGGTGCCGGACAACGGCTCGTTTATCTGCGAGTTGAACCGACACGCAGCTTGAAAACCGAACGGATTCCCAATGCAAAATCCCTGATCCGCAAACTCGAATTTCGCGAGGGGCATTCTCTGTTGCCTTGGTTGAAGGCTGAGTTGAAAAGCCGATTTGATTACCGCTGTTGCGATTCCATTGATGAATTCCAAGCCGCGTCGGGATTGGCGGTCACACAGGATCGGCACATCAAATCGGGTTCGGTTCGTCATACGAAAGACGATCGCAATTGGTCGGTCGATCGGCAGCGGTTCGTGCTCGGCTGGGACAACCGCGAGAAGCGGGTCTCATTGGTTGGCAGCATCGAAGAACTGGCATCCCAAGAGCAGGAACTAAATCGCCAGATCGCGGATATCGAATCGCAACGAACCAGTGATCGGTTGACACTCGCCGCCCTCACCGAGTTGCAAACGATTTACGATTTCCAAACGATCGATCCGACTGCTCACGACGACGCCATTCAACAACTCGAAGAAGAGCGTCAATCTCTGGAAAGCGGTAGTCATGAGGTCCGCTTGTTGCGGGATCGGTTGACCGAGTTGACCGACCGCGAGCATGCTCTCACCCGGCAGCGGGATGCGTTGAGCGTGCGGGAAGGTGAGTTGTCGCTCGAATGTCGGCAAGCCGATCAATTGATCGAAAATGCATATCGGCAATTGAAATCTCAGGACGAGTCCGAGTTCTCTCAGACGGCGTTGACGCACCTCGAAGAAGAAGTCGAGTCGGACCCGTTAACGGTGGAGAACTTCTTCACCCGCCGCGATGACCTGCAAAAACTGCAACTGTCCAACCGCCAGGAACTGCAAGAAGAACTCGAACCGATTCACGATGAGTTGGTGCGAATGATGGCGCGGTATCTGGCGAAATTTCCGCAAGAACGAGCGGACCTGCAGCCGTCGGCTCGGTATTTAGACCAGTTCAACGAGTTGCTCACATCGATCCGAGAGGAAGACCTGCCTCGGCATGAGGAACGCTTTCGTGGGCGACTCAATGACAAAGTCACGCGCGAACTAAGCCAACTGAACGCGGGTTTGCAGATGGAACGGGCGGCGATCGAGGGAAAGATTGACTTGCTGAATCAGTCGCTCCGCGAGTTGGAATACCGCACCGGCACGCACATGCAACTCGAAATGCGAAGCGTCCGTGATCCAGAAATCATCGAGTTTCAACAGACGCTCGCCGCCTGTCTGACCGATGCGTTCGACGACGATGCGAACGCAAACGAACGACGGTTCCTGAAGATCAAGGAACTCATTTCCCGATTGCGTGAAGAGGACCGATGGCGAAACAAAGTCATCGATGTGCGGCGTTGGTTCGACTTTGCAGCGCGGGAAACCGAGACCGAAACCGGGGCCGAACGCAGTTACTATGAAGACAGCACCGGCCAGTCCGGCGGGGAGAAAGCCAAACTCGCGTTCACGATTTTGGTGGCGTCGATCGCGTACCAGTACAACATCGATCCGTCCGCCGAAACGAGCGATCGGTTTCATTTTGTCGTCGTTGATGAAATGTTTTCAAAGGTCGACGACCGCTATTCTCAGTACGCGTTGAATTTGTTCGATCGGTTCGGTTTGCAACTTCTGATCGTCGCGCCGTTGGATGCGAAAGCTCGGGTGACGGATGGGTTCGTGAATCGGTATTTCCTGGTCACGAAAGATCAAGCCAGTCATTCACAGATTCACGCCATGACCGCCACCGAGTTTGATTCGCAGGTGCAACGCGATGTGATCGAGTCCGATTCTCGCTCTGCCACCGAACGCCTCCGGCGGCGACCGCGGTAG
- a CDS encoding DUF4194 domain-containing protein: MEPEIELPAFRDWNLAAAKLLQGPVYHDDLPAWDALLRHQSPLQNYLIALGLRLVVNESEGFAYVRQWEADDDGDLPTGYDKLPKLFRRTRLSYDATLLCVILREELRRLEIEDLDGERCLIATDRVFDIWKSFFTHESDEVRLSRSLETSLSKLEDLKFIRRLDKDANEWEIRRILKARLSVAELEKIKARLLAVQDQKEIERDHGDD; the protein is encoded by the coding sequence ATGGAGCCGGAAATTGAACTTCCCGCGTTTCGCGATTGGAATTTGGCTGCCGCGAAGCTGTTGCAAGGGCCGGTCTATCACGACGATCTCCCTGCCTGGGATGCCCTGCTCCGTCATCAGTCTCCATTGCAGAACTACCTAATCGCTTTGGGACTACGGCTGGTCGTGAATGAATCAGAAGGCTTTGCGTACGTGCGTCAGTGGGAAGCCGACGACGATGGCGATCTTCCCACCGGTTACGACAAGCTGCCGAAACTCTTTCGACGGACCCGGCTCAGTTATGATGCCACACTGTTGTGCGTGATACTCCGTGAGGAACTGCGGCGACTTGAGATCGAAGATCTTGACGGCGAACGCTGCCTGATTGCCACGGATCGAGTCTTTGACATTTGGAAATCATTCTTCACGCACGAATCGGACGAAGTTCGGCTGTCGCGGTCGCTCGAAACTTCGTTGAGCAAACTGGAAGACCTCAAGTTCATTCGCCGGTTGGATAAAGATGCGAATGAGTGGGAAATTCGGCGGATACTCAAAGCGCGGTTGTCGGTTGCGGAACTCGAAAAAATAAAAGCCCGGTTGCTGGCGGTTCAAGATCAGAAGGAGATCGAACGCGATCATGGTGATGACTAA
- a CDS encoding DUF3375 domain-containing protein: MRLEQLIDHFEHSPAVRLLRAQNAPYVVQFLSDQFRSGGRIVIPHSDLLAALRSFQDSIPKAFGDKAEVYLADWCSNEKRWLRRTLDFDRSEPHYQLTPVTEAVFEFLERTMDTTGNFVGPETRLTHIVETLEELVVGSSPDPTVHIEHLEAERDRIDEQIRYLKTAEQPVEWSDSRIREQFSWAVTVFKELQRDFRVVEERFREIARDVQQRQIQGWGSRSGILEDALSAEDSLRQDEHGASFFAFFRLIQTPDQQERLRSLVGELKRMPSLADAKHEVETLRQIVPVLLAEANQVMQTERRLSASLRRLLDQRSGREHQQLTELLQEIKGLVVELKDEPLEDVFYLEIDESIPLSSPTSRMFWTPPPTFEVVDLVDSVLDSQAVQKQFESFTRMQRIDFAALRQTIRQTVKDDGPTTLAELLVEHPPTGGVLDVLAYLQIANDDGHTIDSESSEDVVIQLPEINRPVKITVPEVTFVSHKEWD, encoded by the coding sequence ATGCGGCTTGAACAATTGATTGACCACTTTGAACATTCACCAGCAGTTCGCCTTCTGCGGGCTCAGAATGCGCCGTATGTCGTTCAATTTCTTTCCGATCAATTCCGAAGTGGCGGCCGAATTGTCATTCCCCATTCGGACCTGTTAGCGGCACTCCGGAGTTTTCAAGACTCAATTCCCAAAGCCTTCGGTGACAAAGCCGAAGTATACCTAGCGGATTGGTGCTCCAACGAAAAACGGTGGCTGAGACGGACGTTAGACTTCGACCGTTCCGAACCACATTATCAACTCACACCGGTAACGGAAGCCGTTTTCGAGTTCCTCGAACGTACCATGGACACCACGGGGAACTTTGTCGGACCGGAAACTCGATTGACCCATATCGTCGAGACCTTGGAAGAACTCGTGGTCGGCTCGTCGCCGGATCCCACCGTTCACATTGAACATCTCGAAGCCGAACGCGACCGGATCGACGAACAGATTCGGTATCTCAAAACTGCCGAGCAACCCGTCGAGTGGTCGGATAGCCGAATTCGAGAACAGTTCTCATGGGCGGTGACCGTGTTCAAGGAACTTCAGCGGGATTTCCGGGTTGTCGAAGAGCGTTTCCGGGAGATTGCCCGTGATGTGCAGCAGCGGCAAATCCAGGGGTGGGGGTCCCGCAGCGGGATTCTGGAAGATGCTCTCTCCGCTGAGGATTCGCTCCGCCAGGACGAACACGGAGCCAGTTTCTTCGCGTTTTTTCGCCTGATCCAAACGCCGGACCAGCAAGAACGATTGCGTTCGCTCGTGGGCGAATTGAAACGCATGCCAAGTTTGGCCGACGCGAAGCACGAAGTGGAAACGCTGCGGCAAATCGTGCCGGTGTTGCTCGCGGAAGCCAACCAGGTCATGCAGACCGAGCGACGTTTGTCAGCGAGTCTCCGGCGACTGCTCGATCAACGTAGCGGCCGTGAACACCAGCAGCTCACGGAGTTGTTGCAGGAGATCAAAGGTTTGGTGGTCGAACTCAAAGACGAGCCGCTCGAAGACGTGTTCTATCTGGAAATCGACGAGTCGATCCCACTGTCTTCACCCACCAGTCGCATGTTCTGGACGCCACCGCCGACATTTGAAGTCGTCGATTTGGTCGATTCCGTGCTTGACTCGCAGGCGGTGCAAAAGCAGTTTGAATCGTTCACGCGGATGCAACGTATTGATTTCGCAGCTCTGCGGCAGACGATTCGGCAAACCGTCAAAGATGACGGTCCCACCACACTCGCGGAATTGTTGGTTGAGCATCCTCCGACTGGTGGTGTGTTGGACGTGTTGGCGTACCTGCAAATCGCCAATGACGACGGGCATACGATCGATTCGGAAAGCTCCGAAGACGTGGTGATCCAATTACCGGAAATTAATCGTCCTGTGAAGATCACCGTGCCGGAAGTCACCTTCGTTTCGCATAAGGAGTGGGATTAG
- a CDS encoding ABC transporter ATP-binding protein, whose protein sequence is MIEVNNVTRIHHRGDTEVQALRGLSCEIAEGSFTFIVGPSGSGKSTLLYLLGALDEPTSGEIRVRGRVLSEMEPAERDEYRRTEVGFIFQSFNLMKTMDAVENVLMPFLPRGITSELRERARTLLKQVGLEHRLDHTPNQLSGGEQQRVAIARALLKDPQIVLADEPTGELDSQTGAEIFGYLRKLHREQQATVVVVTHDQRYIEDGDRVLRVRDGKIDTHAENPVNTV, encoded by the coding sequence ATGATCGAAGTCAACAACGTCACGCGGATTCATCATCGAGGGGATACCGAAGTCCAAGCGTTACGGGGATTGAGTTGTGAGATCGCCGAGGGATCGTTCACATTCATCGTGGGACCATCGGGGAGTGGGAAAAGTACGTTACTGTATTTGCTCGGGGCACTCGACGAACCCACTTCGGGGGAGATTCGTGTCCGCGGACGTGTGCTCTCGGAGATGGAACCGGCCGAACGCGATGAATACCGCCGCACGGAAGTGGGATTCATCTTCCAAAGTTTCAATCTGATGAAAACGATGGACGCCGTCGAAAACGTATTGATGCCGTTCTTGCCACGTGGGATCACGTCCGAACTTCGCGAACGCGCTCGAACCCTGCTGAAGCAAGTCGGGCTGGAACATCGACTCGATCACACACCGAACCAACTGTCCGGCGGCGAACAGCAACGTGTCGCGATTGCCCGAGCACTGCTGAAAGACCCTCAAATCGTGCTCGCCGATGAACCGACCGGCGAACTTGATAGCCAAACCGGAGCCGAGATTTTCGGATACCTACGGAAACTCCACCGGGAACAGCAAGCCACCGTCGTCGTCGTGACACACGATCAACGGTACATCGAAGACGGCGATCGAGTGCTCCGTGTCCGCGATGGGAAGATCGACACACACGCGGAAAACCCGGTAAATACCGTCTAG